A window of Thalassophryne amazonica chromosome 21, fThaAma1.1, whole genome shotgun sequence contains these coding sequences:
- the LOC117503442 gene encoding uncharacterized protein LOC117503442, with product MLKVQSAIADLFEEHREELSSHPQSTDDQQQNVLDAILTPEDHNADLHQLSQTTEEIPSQQQQWNPYVDQEEPQSWQIKEEQEEFWTNQEGEQLQQLEKVDVAKFPPMFAVKSENDEMHPQSSDFHQGRTEGNIESLSNGLTEKMEIETDEEDFAGSETNKNYEQDSHVQPYTDDTSSEPESEGSSSTQQSPTEVVFAYCKK from the exons ATGCTTAAAGTCCAAAGTGCGATAGCTGATCTGTTTGAAGAACACAGAGAGGAACTTAGTTCTCATCCTCAGTCCACTGATGATCAACAGCAGAACGTTCTGGATGCTATTCTGACGCCTGAAGATCACAATGCAG ATCTGCATCAGCTGTCACAGACCACAGAAGAGATTCCATCACAGCAACAGCAATGGAACCCATACGTTGACCAAGAAGAACCACAGAGTTGGCAAATTAAAGAGGAACAGGAGGAATTCTGGACCAATCAGGAGGGAGAACAGCTTCAACAGTTGGAGAAGGTGGATGTCGCCAAGTTTCCACCTATGTTTGCTgtaaagagtgaaaatgatgaaatgCATCCTCAATCCTCAGACTTTCATCAAGGCCGAACTGAAGGTAACATAGAGTCTCTGAGCAACGGCTTAACTGAAAAAATGGAAATAGAAACTGATGAAGAGGACTTTGCAGGATcagaaacaaataaaaattatGAGCAAGATAGTCATGTACAGCCATATACCGATGACACATCTTCAGAACCTGAATCTGAAGGCAGCAGCAGCACTCAGCAAAGCCCCACTGAGGTCGTGTTTGCATACTGTAAGAAATAA